A segment of the Frankiales bacterium genome:
GCACCGGGAACGGCTTCGACGTGATCGGCAGGCTGGACGGTGCCGGCCGCAGCCAGGATCGCGCGGGCGAGCGGGTGCTCACTGCGTGACTCCAGGGCGGCTGCGGCATCGAGGACCTGCTCACCGCTGGTGCCGTTGGTGGTGGCGACCTCGATGACCGCGGGGTGGTTGCGGGTCAGCGTCCCGGTCTTGTCCAGGGCGACCGACCGGATGACGCCGAGGGTCTCGAGGGCGGCGCCGCCCTTGATCAGGACACCCATCTTGCTGGCCGCGCCGATCGCGGCGATGACGGTGACGGGGACGGAGATGGCCAGCGCGCACGGGGACGCCGCCACGAGGACGACCAGGGCGCGCTGGATCCACAGCCCGGGTTCGCCGGCGATCGTGCCGGCGACCGCGATGACTGCAGCCGCGATCATGACGCCGGGCACGAGCGGTCGGGCGATGCGGTCTGCGAGCCGTTGGTTCGCTCCCTTGCGGGACTGCTCGGCTTCGACGATACGGACGATGCGGGCCAGCGAGTTGTCCCCGGCGGTGGTGGTGACGGTCACGGTCAGCGCACCGTTTCCGTTGATCGAGCCGGCGAACACCTCGTCACCCGGTCCGGCCGCGACGGGGACCGACTCCCCGGTGATGGCTGAGACGTCCAGTGCGGTGCGTCCTACCTCGATGACACCGTCGGTGGCGAGGCGCTCGCCGGGCTTGACCAGCATCCGATCCCCTGGATGCAGGTCACTGGGTGCGACGGCGATCTCGTGGCCGTCGCGCAGCACGGTGGCCTGATCCGGGACCAGTGAGAGCAGGGACCGCAGACCGCGCCGGGTCCGGACCAGGGAGTACTCCTCGAGCCCTTCACTGATGGAGAACAGGAACGCCAGCATGGCGGCCTCGCCGACCTCGCCGAGGATGACAGCGCCCACCGCCGCGATCGTCATGAGCGTGCCGACGCCGATCTGCCCCTTCCTCAGGCGGCGCAGGGTTCCGGGGACGAAGGTGTAGGCGCCGACCAGCAGCGCCACGGCCTCAAGGCCGCGAACGAGATTCGGCGAAGCTCCAGCGAGCGTCGCGATCCACGAGGCAAGGAGGAAGATCCCAGAGACGGCAGCGAACCGGATCTCGCTGACCTCCCACAGTCGCTCCGGCTCGCGCTCCGTCGAGTCGTCGCTCCCGGCCGAACGCGGTTCAGTCCCGCACCCGCACGCGTCGCTCATGACCGTGCCTTGGTCTCGAACGCACGTGCCCCGTACACGGGGCACAGGACGACGGCGTCACCCGTGCTCGCGAGCAGCCCCTCCGCTGCCGCCAGGACCGCGAGCACGTCCGGCTCATGGGTCACGGCGAACACGGACGCTCGCCCCACCGGGCGGGACCGGACCAAGCCGCAGTCGAGCAGACAGCGCAGATGGGCCGACACCGTGGACTGCGCCAGCCCGAGATGCTCGGTCAGCTCGACGACCCGGTGCTCTCCGAGCAGCAGGTGGCTCAGGATCGCGAGGCGTGATGGGTCGCCGAGGCTGCGAAACAGACTCGCGGCGGCCTGCAACGCCGCCGCATCAGGCACCACCGGCTTCTCCCCCGACGCCCGGTCGGTGCTGGTGGACTTCGCTTTCATCGCCATCCATAGATGATAACGCCTAGCGGCTTGTGGTCGCCTGCGACGCCGGCGCGCGCGCGTTTCTCCAGACGGTTTGCACAGCCCCCGGACCGAACTCGACGTGACCTGATCGAGACGCCCAGTCGCGACTACACCTCCCGTCCGGGGTCACCCACCGGTCGCCGGGTGTGAGTGCGTTGCGACGTGACATCGGGTGATCAAGGCCACAGCGGTCGGGTTGCATTCGCTGGTCGGGCGCTGGTTAGGTAACCCTAATAAGTAAGGGTGACCTAACTTCAATGGGAGACGGCATGTTCGCGAACTACCTCATCGGGCTCAGGGAAGGCCTCGAGGCCTCGCTCATTGTGGGAATCCTTGTCGCCTACGTCGTGAAAGCGGGTCAGCGCTCGCGTCTCGGCGCGGTCTGGGCTGGTACCGGCATCGCGATCGCGCTGTCGCTTGCGTTCGGTGCCGTGCTGACTGTGACCTCGAGTTCGCTGTCAGAGGAAGCCGAGCACGGTTTCGCCGGCACGATGTCGATCATCGCGGTCACACTCGTGACCTGGATGGTGTTCTGGATGCGGCGGACCGCCCGCGACATGCGCGGCGACATGCACGGCCGGCTCGACAAGGCGATGCTCTCCGGCGGGTTCGCGCTAGGCCTCGTGGCCTTGGTCGCGGTGCTGCGCGAGGGTCTGGAGACCGCTCTGTTCCTGTGGGCGTCGACCTCCGCGTCCGAGGGCACGGCGGCCGCCCTCGGCGGGGCACTGCTCGGCATCGCCACAGCGATCGCGATCGGCTGGGCCGTCTATCGCGGCGCCATGCGCCTGAACCTGGCCACCTTCTTCACCTGGACCGGGGCCCTGCTGATCGTGGTCGCCGCCGGAGTCCTTGCCTACGGCGTGCGCGACCTGCAGGAGGCCGGCTGGCTGCCCGGCGGGGCGAACTACGCCTTCGACGTCAGCGCGACGATCGACGAAGACGGCCCGCTCGGCACGATCCTCGGCGGCTTCTTTCACTTCGACCCGATCACCACATGGCTGCAGCTCACGGTGTGGGTGTCCTACCTCGTCATCACTCTGGCGATCTACCTGCGCCCACAGCGCCCGACCGTTCCTGCCGAGGTCGCCGCCCCGCAGTCCGAACTGGTCTGATCGCCGGAGCATCGGTCCGCGAGGAGGCATCAGTCGAGGCCAGGCCTCGAACGAGGGGAACCTGACGGATTCCGGGAACGGCGAAGTGCCCCATCGAGCGGATTGGAGCGGTCGCGGGAATTGGTCGCAATCGTTGCCCCACCACACCTGAACGACCGGCACGCTCGGCAACCGGGGTTGGAGGACAATCCTCGAAGAGTCTAGGAATCCCAAGGGGTTCCTAGACTCGGGCCGTCGGGACGGAGTCGCACTGCCGGCACATGACGCCGGACATCGGTCCCAAGATTCGCGAACGCCGTCACCGTGTTCTGTTCTGTCGCGTTGGCGAGGGAGCCTCCATCCCTCGCGTCCGTCTCCACGGTTCGGCCATGTGTGTCGTCGGTACCCTCACGTCCTCGCCATCGCGCAATGCGCGGTGCGCCGCGTCTTCAGCACTCTTCTTGCACGCTCTGCCAGTCCGTGTGGGGTGGCCCAGCGGCCTGCTTGAGGCAGACCGACTGCGCCCGAAACAGACGAGATCGCGACGGCGACCCTCGTGTCGCTCCGCTGGAATGCACACCTCCCGGTGAGGCCGCCGCGCAATACGGTGGCACAGGTCGGAAGGCATGATCATGGAACGCGAGGAACTGGCCGGGTTGCCAGCACTGTTGGACGTCCCTGACGCGGCCCGCGTGCTCGGCATTGGCCGATCTCTGGCCTATGAACTCGTCCGTCGAGGGGAGTGGCCCACCGCCGTTCTCCGGTTCGGCAGGTTGATCAAGATCCCGAGTGGTCCGCTCCTCCGGCTCGTCGAGAGCGGGCCGGACGCGCCGGCCACGCAGACCACCAAGGGATCGCGCGTGCCAGGGTGAGACCGCCTGGCCCAGCGGAGTGTCCTACTTGCTTCAAGCCTTGACGCGCCGGAGCGCGGCGAGGGCAGTCTCGTCGGCGGTCGGCAGGGTGTGGACGTACTTGCTCGTGGTGGCGATCGACGTGTGTCCGAGTCGGTCGCGGACGACCTGAAGGTCGGCGCCACCAGCGAGGAGCCAGGACGCGTGGGAGTGGCGGAGGTCGTGCAGCCGTGGCCTCGGGTCGAGCCCTGCCTCGGTGCAGGCGGGTCGCCAGACGCGCCGGGTGAACCAGTCGCGGGGCAGGTGTCCGTCGGTGTCGACCGCCCGGCTTCCACGCGGTTCGTCCCTGCCTTCGGCGCGACGCTGCGCCCGATAGCTGGCGAAGGCGGCCTTGCAGTGCGCGCAGCGACACTTACCGGCGGTGTAGGCGGACAGTGTGCCGTGCCGGTAGGTGCGGCCAGCGGCGTTCGGCTCGGTGAGCCCGAGCTCGGCGGCGTCCACCAGCAGTGGACGTGACGGCGCCTCGAGGCTGAGGTGCTCGAGCTGGAATAGCAGGTCGTCCGCTCGGAGGCCGTGCGCCTTCGTGTGCCGCTGGATCTCGGCCACGAGTGCTTGGTCGAGCTTGAGTCGGCGTGAGTGCTTGGTCTTGGGGTAGGGCTTGACGAGGAACCGCTCACCGGTCGGGTGGAACTTCGGGCTCAGTTCGACGACCGAGCGCGTCACGGTCAGGATCCCGGTCACCGGGTGGATGTCGCGGACGCGCAGCTCGGTGAGCTCACCCCAGCGCAGCCCGGACCCGATGGCGACCTCGACAATCAGCCGCGACGCGTCGTTGGGCAGGGCGTCGTAGAGGCGGGCGTACTCCTCCGGGGTCAGGATCCGGTACTCCTTCACCGGCACAGTGGGGGACTTCACCCCGCGGCAAGGGTGGATCGCGATCACGAAGTCATTGAGCGCAGTTGTGAAGATGGCCGAGAGCACGATCTTCACGTGCCTAATGCTCGCCGGGCTCACCCCGCTGGCATCCATCTCGGTCACCCACTGACGCACGTGGGCGGGCAGGATGTCGCGCATCCGCATCGGCCCGAACCACGGCACGATGTGCCGGTCCAGGACATACCGGTAGCTCTGCCGGGTCGAGGGCTCGAGCACATGGTGGGGGAACCAGCGCTCGTTCACGTAATCCTCGAACCTCAGCTTCCCGGCCGACGCGTCGTCCGGGCGACCTGCCGCCAACCGGGCCTCGGCCCTCTGCCAGGCCAGGTTCGCCTCCTTGCGCGTCGCGAACGTGCCAGCCTGCCGCACCTGCCCCCGGGCATCCCGATAGACGGCGGCGTAGCGGACACCGCCCTTCGTGTCCTTGCGCTTGCGGGTGAACCCCATGCGAGCCCCTCCGGTCGTGGTTCACATGCCATCAATTTGCCATCAAGACCTGATGGCAAGAGCCGATACTGGCTACCACGAGTCAAGTCAGATAGTCACGAAAAGCGTTGGTACTCAGGCATTATCCGGCACGGACGAGATCGAATCAAGAGGGGATTCCGGCGCTCATAACCCAGAGGTCGCAGGTTCAAATCCTGCCCCCGCTACCACACGCCAGGAGCCCGGTCCGTCAGGACCGGGCTCCTGGCGTTCGCGCTGCGGGGGCATGGTGTGGGCGGCGTCGCGCTTCGACGGAGCCTGCCCCCGCTGCAGAGATTCCGGACCACCGCGGACGTGGCCCCCGACCACCGGTGGGGGTCACGTCGCTTCTCCTCACACGTCGGGTCGCGGCCTGCTGCCCGGACCAGGTCCATCTGCTGAGGCCGCGCCATGGCGGCTGTCGTGGGTCAGACGGCCCGGACCGGGTGGTAGTCGCACCGCCACATCGACGCGCGGACGAGTTGCTCGAGGTCAGCCACCGGCGGTGCTGCGGCGACCCCGTCCTCGATCGCACGCCGGGCGACCGCGGTCGCTACGACGGCGGAGACCTCGCGGAGGTCGGAGACGCGGGGGAGCAACGAGGCGCCCGGATGCGAGGCCTCGGACAGGCCGGCCACTGCGGCGGCCGCGGCGTACAGCATGCCGTCCGTGATGCGCCTGGCGCGGACCACGATCGCGCCGAGACCCAGGCCGGGGAACACCAGCGCGTTGTTCACCTGGGCGATCTCGTGCTCCACACCGCCATAGCTCACGGGCGGGAACGGGCTCCCGGTGGCCACCAGGGCGCGTCCGTCCGTCCACTCGATGAGCTCGCCCGGGAACGCCTCGGACAGGCTGGTGGGGTTGGACATGGGCATGATCACGGGGCGCTCGACGTGGGCGGCCATCTCCCGGACGACCGTCTCGGTGAACGCCTGAGGCCGTCCGGAGGTGCCGATCAGGATGGTCGGCCTCACGCGCCTGACCACCTCGTCCAGGCTGACTCCGCCCAGCTCGACGTCGACGTCCCACGCCTCGACCTCGTGCGCCGGGCGTGCGTACGGCGCCTGGAAGTCGCGCAGATCCGCCCGGTCGTCGGTGAGGAGCCCGTGCCTGCCGACGCACCAGAACTGTCGCGCGGCATCGCTCGGTGGCACCCCCATGGAGACCATCGCGTCCCGCAGCTGGTCGGCGATCCCGATCCCTGCGGTGCCGGATCCGTAGACGACCACCCGGTGCTCGCCGAGAGGCAGGTCGAGCTGCGAAGTGGCGGACAGCACCGCGGCGAGAGCGACCGCACCCGTGCCCTGCATGTCGTCGTTGAACGTCAGCGTCGTGGAACGGTAGCGGTCCAGGATCCGCCGTGCGTTGCTCGTGCCGAAGTCCTCCCAGTGCAGGATCGCCGAGGGGAACAGACGGGTCGCGGCCTGCACGTAGCGATCGATGAACGCGTCGTAGGTGTCGGCGTCCACGCGGGGATGGCGCAGACCCAGATAGAGCGGGTCGTCGAGCAGCGTCTGGCGGTCGGTGCCGACGTCGAGCATCACTGCCAGGGTCCGGGCCGGATTGATGCCGGCCGCCGCGGTGTAGACGTTCAGCTTGCCCACCGCGATGTCGATGCCGCCGACGCCCCAGTCGCCGATCCCCAGGATGCCCTGCGCGTCCGTGGCGACGATGAGGTCCACCTCGTCGGCCGAGCGGCCCGACGCCGCCAGGGCGGTCTCGATGCCGTCGGGATCGTCCACCGAGAGGTACACGCCGCGGGGGCGTCGGTACTCGTGGCTGTAGCGCTGGATCGCGTCGCCCACCGTCGGCGTATACACGATGGGCAGCATTTCCGGGAGATGCCGGCCCAGGACGCGGAAGAACAGCACCTCGTTCCGGTCGTGCAGCGCCGTGAGGAACACGTGCTTCGCCAAGTCGTTCGGCTGCTCCAGGTAGCGGAGGTACGCGCGGGTCGCCTGCTGCTCGAGCGTGAGCTGGCGCGGCGGCAGGAGGCCCACGAGGCCCAGGTCGCGGCGCTCCTCGTCGGTGAACGCGGTGCCCTTGTTCAGCCGTGGCTCCGTCAGGACCGACCTGCCGCGGAGCGAGGTCTCCCAGATGCCGAGGGTCTCGTCGTACACGGTCTCGGCGTGGTGTGGGGCGGCGGTCTGGATGCTCATGTGCGCCTTCGCTGGTCGGTCATCGCGGGTGTCCTCGACGTGGCTTGGTCCGTCGTGGGGTGGGAGCGGCTCGGCACGACGAGGACCGCCGGTTGGCGCGACGGCTGCTGCACCGTCATCTGCATGTGCGTGCTCCGACCCGCCGGGAGGCGTCCGCGGCGGTGATGGGAGCGGGTCGTAGGTGCCGGTTCGCTCGTCCGCCGCGGTCGTGCCGGCTTCGTCACCGTACCCCCCGGGGGGTATGGCGTGTCGCGCTCGTCGGGTGTGGGGAACGAGACACCCATGGACCTCTCCTATGGCGGCCCGGTCACCGGCACGTCGAGGTCGTGAGGGGTGCCCACCCCCGTGGTCAGCACGGCCGAGCGGCTGGCCAGGCGCTCGCCGTGCCCGATCTGCCTGCGCACCCTGGGGACACCGACTACCTGGCCTCAGCCGGCCGTCGTGGGCGCGACTGGGCTGAACTCGCCGCGATCGTCGGCAGAGAGCCGGTAGTTTCCGCCGCGTGAGCGACGTCACCTCGCACTACTCAGGGTCCGGCGACCTGATCGCCGCCATCCGGTCCGCGCTCGGCGGCGCCGGGGTGGACATCGACGGGATCGCGACGACGGCGCTCGCGCCGGTCGACGAGTTCCACATCCGCGGCCGCGCCGCGACGCTCGAGATCGCGGAGGCGCTGCAGATCGACGCCGGCTCGCGCGTGCTCGATCTCGGCAGCGGCCTCGGCGGCCCGGCGCGCACGCTGGCGGAGGTGGTCGGATGCCACGTCACCGGTGTGGACCTCACGCCCGAGTTCTGCGACGTCGCGGCCGAGCTGTCGCGCTGGACCGGGCTCGCGGAGCGGACCCGGTTCGAGGTGGGCGACGCGACCGCGCTCGGCTTCACCGAGTCCTCCTTCGACGCGGTGCTCACGATGCACGTCGCCATGAACATCGCCGACAAGGCGGGGCTCTACCGCGAGGCGCGCCGGGTGCTGGCACCCGGTGGGCGCTTCGTCGTGTACGACGTGCTCCAGGGTCCGGGCGGCGACCTGCACTACCCCGTGCCCTGGGCGCGCGATCCCGCCCACAGCCACCTGGCCACCCCCGAGGAGATGCGCGTCCTGCTCACCGGGGCCGGGTTCTCGATCGTCTCGGAGACGGACTCGTCGTCCGCCAGCACCGAGTGGTTCGCGGCGGTCGCGGCGCGGGTGGCCGTGGACGGTCCGCCGCCGGTCACCTTCGCGGCGTTCCTCGGCAGCGACTTCGCCGAGATGGCGCGCAACCAGGTGGCCAACCTGCGCGAGGACCGCATCCGGACCGTCACGTTCGTCTGTACCTGATCCCGAGGCGACCGCCCCGGGTCGGCTGGTCGTCGTCCGCCGTCGTCCCACGACGCCTGGCCGTGCTCGGCTTCCTCGTCACCTTCCTGTTCGGCGGCCTCACCGGGGTCCTGCTCGCGGCGCCGCCCGTGGACTTCCAGGTGTCGGACTCCTACTTCGTCGTCGCCCACATCCACTACGTCGTCTTCGGCACGGTGGTGTTCGCGATGTTCGGCGGCTTCTACTTCTGGTGGCCCAAGTGGACCGGGCGCATGCTCGACGAGCGGCTCGGGCGGATCCAGTTCTGGATGCTGTTCGTCGGCTTCCACACGACGTTCCTCGTGCAGCACTGGCTCGGCGCGTACGGCATGCCACGGCGCTACGCGGACTACCTCCCGAGCGACGGCTTCACGACGCTGAACGCGATCTCGTCGATCGGGGCGTTCATCCTCGGCGCGTCCATGATCCCGTTCCTGTGGAACGTGTACGTCACTTGGCGCACGGCACCGCAGGTCGACCAGGACGACCCCTGGGGGTGGGGCGTCTCGCTGGAGTGGGCGACGTCGAGCCCGCCGCCACGGCACAACTTCGTCAGCATCCCGGTGATCCGCTCCGAACGTCCGGCCTTCGACCTGCACCACCCGGCGCTGGCCCGTCCTCGCTCCTGACCCCACCGGAGGCGTCGTCGGCACGGCGCCGTCGTCGACGACGTCCGGCGGCCGCCGACCACCCGGCCCGCACCGCACCCTGGAGCCTGGCCCTCAGGCGATCGGCGGCCGCGAACTCGGAGCCGAGCACCACCAGGCCCAGGAGGACGGCGGCCACGCCCGGCCCGGGGAGCACGAGCATCGCGGCGCCGGCGACGACGAGCGTCGCCCCGCACAGGAGCACGACGGCCTTCAGCACCAGGTGCGTCGAGTGCCGCCGGCGCGCCCAGTCCCGCCAGGCGGGCACGTCAGCCCCTGGTCCGGGAGGCCGAGCGGCGGCGGCGCGGCTTCGCGACCTGCTCGCCGACGGCGGCGATCCGGCACTGCCAGACGGCGTCGGGCCCGTGGACGGGAACCACGTCGCCGGACCGTGCGCCCAGAACGGCCCGCGACACCGGCGAGTCGAGCGAGACCCGCTCGTCGTCGAGGAACGCCTCCGCGGGGTGCACCGGCCGGATCCAGAGGAGCTCGCCCTCGGGCAGCTCGATGAGCAGCCGGGTACCCACCCTGACGGTGCCGTCGTGCTCGTCCGGGAGGGTGGTCGTCGCCGCGAGCAGGGCCTCGAGCCGTGCCTGCTCCTCCGTGAGCCGCTCGAACTCGGCGACGTCGCGCTCGTCGCGGTCCCGCGAGGTGAGCAGCTGGCGCAGCACGGGCAGCGAGACGTCGCGGATCATGGCGACCCGCTCCTCGAGCAGCCGTCGTCCGTCGACGGTGAGGGCGCCCACGTGCTCGGTGTCGTTCTTGCGCGGACGGGTGGTGGTCATCGCGGTGCTCCTGTCGTCGTGATGGGCGTGCTGGTGCCGGTGGCCGCGACGCCGGCGTGCGGCTCGCGGTGCGCTGGGGCCTGCTGGTCGGTGCCGGCGGACGCCGAGCCCGGGTGCGGGTGCTCCGGTCGGTCGGCAGCGTCGGACGCGACGCCGTCGTCGGCGACGGCGTCCGTCGTGCGCGTCGCCCTCAGGCTCGCGACGACGGTCACGGCGAGGATCGACACGACGACCCCCAGCGAGAGCAGCGTCGGGACGTGGACCACGTCGAGCGCCAGCATCTTGACGCCGACCCAGACCAGCACCAGCGCGAGCCCGAGCTTGAGGTGGACGAACCTGTCCATGAGGTCGGCGAGCAGGAAGTACATGGCGCGCAGGCCCAGCATCGCGAAGGCGTTGGCCGTGAAGACGAGGAAGGGCTCCTGGGTCACCGCGAAGATCGCGGGGATCGAGTCGATCGCGAACACGACGTCGGTGACCTCGACCACCACCAGCACGAGCAGCAGCGGGGTGGCCACGAGCGCACCGGCGCGGCGCACGACCAGCCGCTGGCCGTCGTACTCGTCGGTCATCGGGACGAGGCGCCGGAACGCACGGACCGTGCGGCTGCGCTCGAGGTCGACGTGGCTCCCCGCGGAACGCGCCATGCGCCACCCGGTGTAGACGAGCAGCGCACCGAAGACGTACAGGACCCAGCCGAAGCTCGCGATGAGCACCGAGCCCAGGGCGATGAAGATCCCGCGCAGGACGAGCGCACCGACGACTCCCAGGAACAGCACCCGGTGCTGGTACTCCCGGGGGACGCTGAACCAGGCGAAGATGATCGCGAAGACGAAGACGTTGTCCACGGCCAGCGACTTCTCGATGACGTAGCCGGCGAAGTACTGAGCCGCTGCCTCGCTCCCGTACACCGCCGCCAGCACCACGCCGAACGTGACGCCGAGCGCGACCCAGATGCCGGTCCAGACGCCGGCCTCGCGCAGCGAGACCACATGTGCCCGGCGGTGGCTCACGAGGTCGACGGCGAGCATCACGAGGATGACGCCGACGACGGCGAACCAGGCCCAGAGGGGGACGACCACGTTCGACCTCCGACTCGCGGGCACGCGCCCGACTGGAGTCGCAGGTCTCCCACCACCGCCTCCGTAGAGGCGATCCGGTGCGCCGGACCCGGATGGCCGGGTCGTGATGACGACGTACCAGCGAGGGGGTACTCCCCATGCGATTGCTGAAACGATGTTCCGTTATCGGGCGAGGGCCTGTCAACCCGGGAGGTCGGGCAGGTCCGCGACCGGCACGGGACGGCGGCTCAGCACGAGGAGCCACACGAGCCGAGCACCCCGGCGGCGTCATCCACCTGGCGTGGCTGTGCACGCGCGCGATGTCGACG
Coding sequences within it:
- the cadA gene encoding cadmium-translocating P-type ATPase — its product is MSDACGCGTEPRSAGSDDSTEREPERLWEVSEIRFAAVSGIFLLASWIATLAGASPNLVRGLEAVALLVGAYTFVPGTLRRLRKGQIGVGTLMTIAAVGAVILGEVGEAAMLAFLFSISEGLEEYSLVRTRRGLRSLLSLVPDQATVLRDGHEIAVAPSDLHPGDRMLVKPGERLATDGVIEVGRTALDVSAITGESVPVAAGPGDEVFAGSINGNGALTVTVTTTAGDNSLARIVRIVEAEQSRKGANQRLADRIARPLVPGVMIAAAVIAVAGTIAGEPGLWIQRALVVLVAASPCALAISVPVTVIAAIGAASKMGVLIKGGAALETLGVIRSVALDKTGTLTRNHPAVIEVATTNGTSGEQVLDAAAALESRSEHPLARAILAAAGTVQPADHVEAVPGAGLSGTRGGASLRLGRPGWIDAGDLAEAVDRMQRAGASVALVERNGQLLGAIAVRDELRPEAADVIATLHRDGYAVAMLTGDNHATATALARTAGIDTVHAELRPEDKAEVVRGLGGLRPTAMVGDGVNDAPALATADLGIAMGAMGADVAIETADVALMGEDLRHLPQAFAHARRSRRIMLQNVGLSLALITVLMPLALFGVLGLAAVVLVHELAEVVVIANGVRAGRTHGLDALPGPAPDPVLSGSRTSVTT
- a CDS encoding metalloregulator ArsR/SmtB family transcription factor is translated as MKAKSTSTDRASGEKPVVPDAAALQAAASLFRSLGDPSRLAILSHLLLGEHRVVELTEHLGLAQSTVSAHLRCLLDCGLVRSRPVGRASVFAVTHEPDVLAVLAAAEGLLASTGDAVVLCPVYGARAFETKARS
- a CDS encoding iron transporter, translated to MFANYLIGLREGLEASLIVGILVAYVVKAGQRSRLGAVWAGTGIAIALSLAFGAVLTVTSSSLSEEAEHGFAGTMSIIAVTLVTWMVFWMRRTARDMRGDMHGRLDKAMLSGGFALGLVALVAVLREGLETALFLWASTSASEGTAAALGGALLGIATAIAIGWAVYRGAMRLNLATFFTWTGALLIVVAAGVLAYGVRDLQEAGWLPGGANYAFDVSATIDEDGPLGTILGGFFHFDPITTWLQLTVWVSYLVITLAIYLRPQRPTVPAEVAAPQSELV
- a CDS encoding helix-turn-helix domain-containing protein, which translates into the protein MIMEREELAGLPALLDVPDAARVLGIGRSLAYELVRRGEWPTAVLRFGRLIKIPSGPLLRLVESGPDAPATQTTKGSRVPG
- a CDS encoding tyrosine-type recombinase/integrase, with translation MGFTRKRKDTKGGVRYAAVYRDARGQVRQAGTFATRKEANLAWQRAEARLAAGRPDDASAGKLRFEDYVNERWFPHHVLEPSTRQSYRYVLDRHIVPWFGPMRMRDILPAHVRQWVTEMDASGVSPASIRHVKIVLSAIFTTALNDFVIAIHPCRGVKSPTVPVKEYRILTPEEYARLYDALPNDASRLIVEVAIGSGLRWGELTELRVRDIHPVTGILTVTRSVVELSPKFHPTGERFLVKPYPKTKHSRRLKLDQALVAEIQRHTKAHGLRADDLLFQLEHLSLEAPSRPLLVDAAELGLTEPNAAGRTYRHGTLSAYTAGKCRCAHCKAAFASYRAQRRAEGRDEPRGSRAVDTDGHLPRDWFTRRVWRPACTEAGLDPRPRLHDLRHSHASWLLAGGADLQVVRDRLGHTSIATTSKYVHTLPTADETALAALRRVKA
- the maeA gene encoding oxaloacetate-decarboxylating malate dehydrogenase; this encodes MSIQTAAPHHAETVYDETLGIWETSLRGRSVLTEPRLNKGTAFTDEERRDLGLVGLLPPRQLTLEQQATRAYLRYLEQPNDLAKHVFLTALHDRNEVLFFRVLGRHLPEMLPIVYTPTVGDAIQRYSHEYRRPRGVYLSVDDPDGIETALAASGRSADEVDLIVATDAQGILGIGDWGVGGIDIAVGKLNVYTAAAGINPARTLAVMLDVGTDRQTLLDDPLYLGLRHPRVDADTYDAFIDRYVQAATRLFPSAILHWEDFGTSNARRILDRYRSTTLTFNDDMQGTGAVALAAVLSATSQLDLPLGEHRVVVYGSGTAGIGIADQLRDAMVSMGVPPSDAARQFWCVGRHGLLTDDRADLRDFQAPYARPAHEVEAWDVDVELGGVSLDEVVRRVRPTILIGTSGRPQAFTETVVREMAAHVERPVIMPMSNPTSLSEAFPGELIEWTDGRALVATGSPFPPVSYGGVEHEIAQVNNALVFPGLGLGAIVVRARRITDGMLYAAAAAVAGLSEASHPGASLLPRVSDLREVSAVVATAVARRAIEDGVAAAPPVADLEQLVRASMWRCDYHPVRAV
- a CDS encoding methyltransferase domain-containing protein — its product is MSDVTSHYSGSGDLIAAIRSALGGAGVDIDGIATTALAPVDEFHIRGRAATLEIAEALQIDAGSRVLDLGSGLGGPARTLAEVVGCHVTGVDLTPEFCDVAAELSRWTGLAERTRFEVGDATALGFTESSFDAVLTMHVAMNIADKAGLYREARRVLAPGGRFVVYDVLQGPGGDLHYPVPWARDPAHSHLATPEEMRVLLTGAGFSIVSETDSSSASTEWFAAVAARVAVDGPPPVTFAAFLGSDFAEMARNQVANLREDRIRTVTFVCT
- a CDS encoding TerC/Alx family metal homeostasis membrane protein: MVVPLWAWFAVVGVILVMLAVDLVSHRRAHVVSLREAGVWTGIWVALGVTFGVVLAAVYGSEAAAQYFAGYVIEKSLAVDNVFVFAIIFAWFSVPREYQHRVLFLGVVGALVLRGIFIALGSVLIASFGWVLYVFGALLVYTGWRMARSAGSHVDLERSRTVRAFRRLVPMTDEYDGQRLVVRRAGALVATPLLLVLVVVEVTDVVFAIDSIPAIFAVTQEPFLVFTANAFAMLGLRAMYFLLADLMDRFVHLKLGLALVLVWVGVKMLALDVVHVPTLLSLGVVVSILAVTVVASLRATRTTDAVADDGVASDAADRPEHPHPGSASAGTDQQAPAHREPHAGVAATGTSTPITTTGAPR